The following nucleotide sequence is from Sphingomonas swuensis.
TTGGTCACCGGGTAGATGACCGTCGGATCGGCATCGAGCTTCATTCCGATCCTGAGCCGATTGCAATAGACCCCCGCGACCGCGCGCCGCTCGGCGGGCTTGCCCGTCTCCTTCTCGACGATCGAGGCGAGGGTGACCGCCTCGGCCTGGCTGGAGACGGGGCAGGTGCCGACCTTGCGCGCGGGCCACAGCTCGGCCAGCGCCTTGGTCATCGCCGTTTCCATCCGCGCCGCCACCGCCGCACGGGTCTCGCCGCGCGCGTAGCTATAGCTGTCGGGAAGCACCGCGCCCTCGGCGGGGAGCGGTGCCTCACCGGTCAGGAAAGGCGCGGCGGCGAGCTTTTCCTGGACCAGGATGCTCGGCATGCCCTCGGGAATGGTGATCAGCCGCTGCACCGGCTGGCCGTGCTGGAGGATGTCGAGCAATCCCGCCTGAGTCGTCTTGGCGGGGATCTCGAACTCGCCGGCCTGGATCCCGTCGTCCGACGCGAGGAAGCGGGCAAAGGCGCGGAATGGCGTGCAGTTTCGGATCAGCCCCTTGGTCGCGAGCTGCGGACAGAGCCGGGTAAGGGTCGATCCCTCGGCCACTTCGACCGTCTGGACCTTGGCGGCGCCGGAAGCGGCCGACCACCAGAAGAACCAGGTGGCACCGGCCAGGATCAGTGCCCCTCCGATCACCGCGGCGAGAAGCAGCCGTTTCAGCATGTCAGAGCGCGCTTGCTGGGATGTAGCCGACCAGGCCGCCGCCATAGCCCCAGGCCCAGCCCCGGCTGTTGTCGAGAATCTGGACCTGCTCGCCGCTTGCCAGTTCGGCGAGCGGCTCGCCATCGGCTGCCGGCGTGCTCGTCAGAACCGTGTCGCGGACAAGAGTGCAGACAAGCGGG
It contains:
- the mltG gene encoding endolytic transglycosylase MltG, coding for MLKRLLLAAVIGGALILAGATWFFWWSAASGAAKVQTVEVAEGSTLTRLCPQLATKGLIRNCTPFRAFARFLASDDGIQAGEFEIPAKTTQAGLLDILQHGQPVQRLITIPEGMPSILVQEKLAAAPFLTGEAPLPAEGAVLPDSYSYARGETRAAVAARMETAMTKALAELWPARKVGTCPVSSQAEAVTLASIVEKETGKPAERRAVAGVYCNRLRIGMKLDADPTVIYPVTKGKPLGRRILRSELNADTGYNTYRRAGLPAGPIANPGRSSIAAVLDPEPHQFIYFVADGTGGHVFARTLDEHNANVRKWFAIRKARGEM